The proteins below are encoded in one region of Bacillales bacterium:
- a CDS encoding aldolase/citrate lyase family protein, with product MGNLMKEKLKNGEDVLGAFINFFSPSLVEMIGYAGFEFVIIDNEHGAFSSSETEHMIRAAEIAGLVPIVRVSYDAASIQKALDRGAKGIQVPMVNHKDDAKRVVKSAKYPPEGIRGTAYSIRPAQFGKKSGSLYLREANDETLVVVHIETVEAVRNIDEILSVSGIDVVFIGTVDLAVNMGHSDDVEHEDVQLAIQSIYEKAEEKEIPVGTVAGSTDGVLKQFAKGARYVGVVANSVISAALEAVVDKNQEVNGKWNA from the coding sequence ATGGGAAACTTGATGAAAGAAAAGTTGAAGAACGGTGAAGATGTGCTCGGGGCATTCATCAATTTTTTTTCACCCTCTCTCGTCGAAATGATCGGGTACGCGGGATTCGAGTTCGTGATTATCGATAATGAACATGGGGCGTTCAGTTCATCGGAAACGGAGCACATGATCCGAGCCGCCGAAATTGCAGGTCTCGTTCCTATTGTTCGCGTATCTTATGACGCCGCGAGCATTCAAAAAGCGTTAGACCGGGGAGCAAAAGGCATTCAAGTTCCGATGGTCAATCATAAGGACGATGCGAAACGAGTCGTAAAATCTGCGAAATATCCCCCCGAAGGTATTCGGGGAACCGCTTATTCGATACGTCCGGCACAATTTGGCAAAAAAAGCGGGAGTTTATATTTACGCGAAGCGAATGATGAAACCCTTGTCGTTGTTCATATTGAAACCGTCGAAGCTGTGCGGAATATCGATGAAATCCTTTCCGTTTCCGGCATCGATGTCGTTTTTATCGGAACCGTCGATTTAGCGGTGAACATGGGTCATTCCGATGATGTGGAACATGAAGATGTACAGCTGGCGATTCAATCGATTTATGAAAAGGCGGAAGAAAAAGAAATACCGGTTGGTACGGTAGCCGGGAGTACGGACGGTGTTTTGAAACAATTTGCAAAAGGCGCCCGCTATGTCGGGGTTGTTGCCAATTCGGTTATTTCTGCGGCGCTGGAGGCAGTCGTTGATAAAAATCAAGAAGTGAATGGGAAGTGGAATGCATGA
- a CDS encoding alpha/beta hydrolase, with amino-acid sequence MEKASLLLLPGTLCNQRLWAHQMQHLSDIADVKVPDLTRDDSIEDMARTVLREAPDRFALAGLSMGGIVSLEIMRQAPERVTALALLDSNPLPAKQEQKKTWDGFIAMAREGRFLEITEKHLLPTLIRQESINNEKLVSTIIKMAKEVGKEAMIRQMTALKSRPDAREVLGTISCPTLVMLGRQDVVCPLHLHELLAENIPDAHLVIVEESGHLSSLEQPQAVTAVFRYWLQRSEPSSWET; translated from the coding sequence ATGGAGAAAGCTTCGTTGTTGCTCTTGCCGGGTACGCTATGCAATCAAAGGTTGTGGGCACATCAAATGCAACATTTGTCTGATATCGCCGATGTAAAAGTACCCGATCTCACTCGGGACGATTCGATTGAAGACATGGCGCGCACGGTTTTGCGAGAAGCACCCGATCGTTTCGCGCTTGCCGGGTTGTCAATGGGCGGAATTGTATCGCTTGAAATCATGAGGCAAGCACCGGAACGCGTTACCGCACTCGCATTGCTCGATTCCAACCCGTTGCCTGCAAAACAAGAACAAAAGAAAACGTGGGATGGATTCATTGCAATGGCTCGTGAAGGACGCTTTCTGGAGATCACCGAAAAACATTTGCTGCCGACACTCATCCGGCAGGAATCGATCAATAATGAAAAGCTTGTATCGACGATCATAAAAATGGCGAAAGAGGTTGGAAAAGAAGCGATGATTCGCCAAATGACTGCGCTCAAGAGCCGGCCCGACGCACGAGAAGTGTTGGGTACAATTTCGTGTCCAACGCTCGTCATGCTCGGACGGCAAGACGTCGTATGTCCGTTGCATTTACATGAGTTGCTCGCAGAGAACATACCCGATGCACATTTGGTCATCGTAGAGGAAAGCGGACATTTAAGCAGCTTGGAACAACCACAAGCTGTAACAGCCGTTTTTCGATATTGGTTGCAAAGGAGCGAACCCTCATCATGGGAAACTTGA
- the hisD gene encoding histidinol dehydrogenase: MSEYLKERRPERKASKKELQEKVAAILDDIRENGDAAVRKYSEQFDNWNPESFRLSEDEIERAIRTLPETFIEDTKFVAEQIRTFAQKQLESMSEFEVETYPGVYLGQRLVPVEAVGNYVPGGRYPLIASAIMSTIPPKVAGVERVSSFTPPGKDGNGIPAEVIFALKNAGSDEIYSLGGVQAIGSAAYGTETINASDMVVGPGNAFVAEAKRQIFGDVGIDLPAGPSEILIIADDSADPDIVTADLLGQAEHDPNARAILISTSELLAKKVIGLIPEQLKTLPTAEVAGEAWEQNGEVVVVRDYEEAASLSDEYAIEHLEVQTLNNDWFLNRLKNYGSLFVGEESTVVYSDKAIGTNHILPTMRASRYTGGLWVGKFIKTLTYQKLTREGSKFIAPVAARQASAENMIAHAVTAEKRMKKYQ, encoded by the coding sequence GTGAGTGAATACTTAAAGGAACGACGACCTGAAAGAAAAGCATCGAAAAAAGAATTGCAGGAAAAAGTGGCCGCGATCTTGGATGACATCCGTGAAAACGGCGATGCGGCTGTCCGAAAATATTCAGAGCAATTCGATAATTGGAACCCGGAATCTTTTCGGTTGAGCGAAGATGAAATTGAAAGGGCGATACGCACACTGCCAGAAACCTTCATTGAAGATACGAAATTCGTAGCGGAACAAATTCGCACGTTTGCGCAAAAACAATTGGAAAGTATGTCGGAGTTTGAAGTAGAAACCTATCCTGGTGTATACCTCGGACAACGGTTGGTCCCGGTGGAAGCAGTTGGCAATTATGTGCCTGGCGGCCGTTACCCTCTCATTGCCTCAGCGATAATGAGTACAATTCCGCCGAAAGTCGCCGGTGTTGAACGTGTATCATCTTTTACGCCTCCGGGAAAAGATGGTAATGGAATACCAGCTGAAGTCATTTTTGCTTTGAAAAATGCAGGTTCTGACGAAATTTATTCTTTGGGCGGGGTTCAAGCGATCGGAAGTGCCGCGTATGGCACGGAAACGATCAACGCGTCTGACATGGTCGTCGGTCCCGGGAATGCATTTGTTGCCGAAGCCAAACGGCAAATTTTCGGAGATGTCGGCATCGATTTGCCAGCGGGTCCGAGTGAGATTTTAATTATCGCGGATGATTCTGCAGATCCTGACATCGTCACAGCCGATTTGCTCGGACAAGCCGAACACGATCCGAATGCTCGTGCGATCTTGATCTCCACATCGGAATTGCTGGCGAAAAAAGTCATTGGCTTGATACCAGAACAACTGAAAACATTGCCGACGGCAGAAGTGGCCGGAGAAGCATGGGAACAAAACGGTGAAGTCGTCGTCGTCCGCGATTATGAAGAAGCGGCGAGTTTATCGGATGAATATGCGATTGAACATTTGGAAGTGCAAACTTTGAATAATGATTGGTTTCTTAACCGTTTGAAAAACTACGGTTCGTTGTTCGTCGGCGAAGAATCGACGGTTGTGTATTCGGACAAGGCGATTGGTACGAACCATATTTTGCCGACGATGCGCGCTTCTCGATATACGGGCGGGCTGTGGGTCGGTAAATTCATTAAAACGTTGACTTATCAAAAATTGACTAGGGAAGGCAGCAAATTTATCGCTCCGGTGGCAGCAAGACAAGCGTCTGCGGAAAACATGATTGCTCATGCGGTGACCGCGGAAAAACGTATGAAAAAATATCAATAA